A DNA window from Bos mutus isolate GX-2022 chromosome 11, NWIPB_WYAK_1.1, whole genome shotgun sequence contains the following coding sequences:
- the LOC138989864 gene encoding E3 ubiquitin-protein ligase KCMF1 gives MSRHEGVSCDACLKGNFRGRRYKCLICYDYDLCASCYESGATTTRHTTDHPMQCILTRVDFDLYYGGEAFSVEQPQSFTCPYCGKMGYTETSLQEHVTSEHAETSTEVICPICAALPGGDPNHVTDDFAAHLTLEHRAPRDLDESSGVRHVRRMFHPGQGLGGPRARRSNMHFTSSSTGGLSSSQSSYSPSNREAMDPIAELLSQLSGVRRSAGGQLNSSGPSASQLQQLQMQLQLERQHAQAARQQLETARNATRRTNTSSVTTTITQSTATTNTANTESSQQTIQNSQFLLTRLNDPKMSETERQSMESERADRSLFVQELLLSTLVRKESSSSDEDERGEMADFGAMGCVDIMPLDVALENLNLKESNKGNEPPPPPL, from the coding sequence ATGTCCCGACATGAAGGTGTCAGCTGTGATGCatgtttaaaaggaaattttcGAGGTCGCAGATACAAGTGTTTAATTTGCTACGATTACGATCTTTGTGCATCTTGTTATGAGAGTGGTGCAACAACAACAAGGCATACAACTGACCACCCAATGCAGTGCATATTAACAAGGGTAGATTTTGATTTATACTATGGTGGGGAAGCTTTCTCCGTAGAGCAGCCACAGTCTTTTACTTGTCCCTATTGTGGAAAAATGGGCTATACggagacatctcttcaagaacatgTTACTTCTGAACACGCAGAAACATCAACAGAAGTGATTTGTCCAATATGTGCAGCGTTACCTGGAGGCGATCCTAATCATGTCACGGATGACTTTGCAGCTCATCTTACACTTGAACACAGAGCCCCTAGAGATTTAGATGAGTCGAGCGGTGTCCGACATGTACGTAGAATGTTTCACCCTGGCCAGGGGTTAGGAGGTCCTCGTGCGCGCAGATCAAACATGCACTTTACTAGCAGTTCTACTGGTGGACTTTCTTCTTCTCAGAGTTCATATTCTCCAAGCAATAGGGAAGCCATGGATCCTATAGCTGAGCTTTTATCTCAGTTATCGGGAGTGAGACGTTCTGCAGGAGGACAGCTGAACTCCTCTGGCCCTTCCGCTTCTCAGTTGCAACAATTGCAGATGCAGCTGCAGCTCGAACGGCAGCATGCCCAGGCGGCACGGCAACAACTGGAGACCGCACGCAACGCAACCCGGCGCACTAACACAAGCAGTGTTACCACTACAATCACGCAATCCACAGCAACAACCAACACAGCTAACACAGAAAGCAGTCAGCAAACGATCCAGAACTCCCAGTTTCTTTTAACAAGGTTGAATGATCCTAAAATGTCTGAAACAGAGCGCCAGTCCATGGAAAGTGAGCGCGCAGACCGCAGCCTCTTTGTCCAAGAGCTCCTTCTGTCCACTTTAGTGCGCAAAGAGAGCTCGTCCTCAGACGAGGATGAACGGGGGGAAATGGCAGATTTTGGTGCTATGGGCTGTGTAGATATTATGCCTTTAGATGTTGCTTTAGAAAACCTAAATTTAAAAGAGAGTAATAAAGGAAATGAgcctccaccacctcctcttTGA